One Myxococcus stipitatus genomic window, GCGCACCACACGACGCCAACCCTGCTGCTTCATCGGGATGCTCCCAGGGGCATGCAGAGGGCGCGCGCGGCGACCTCCATCCCCTCCTTGAAGGCCTCTCGCGACGCGCTGGCGTACTTCAGCCCTCGCGCCGTCGCATGCAACGTCTCCGCGAGCTGACGGGCGCCGAGCCCCGCTGGCTTGTAGGCGGCCACCAGCCCGGCGGCGCGGAGCGACTTCGTCACCGCGTCGAGGAACAGGGCCTCGTACCGGGGTACCAGGTCCTTCAGGGCCCCCTCCGCGGCCTCGCCCAGGTCGGACGCGTCCGCCCCCAGCGTGCCCACGAACCGCCCCACCCACGCATCGAAGGCCCCGACCAGCCGCGCCTCCAAGGGGAGCGAATCATCCCCCAGGCTCGCCTCCGCTTGACGCGCGGACGTCTCCAGCACGTGCGTCAACGTGGCGCGGAAGAGGAGCTCCTTCGTCGCGAAGTGCAGGTAGAGCCCCTGGCGCGAGACGTCGGCGGCGCGGGCCACTTCGTCCATCGACGCCTTCCGGAACCCGTACCGCAGGAAGACGGCGGTCGCCGCCTCCAACAACCGCTGGCGCCTCGCGTCCTCCGCGGGTCGCGCGCCCGGCTTCGTTCGCATGATGGACAGGTTTGACAATCTGGGCATAGCTTGTCAAAGCCATCCACGACACGGACTCCAGCGCTCAGCGCGGCTGGGCCCTGCCGCCCTCGATGACGCGCAGGGCCCCGCGCCCGCCGGTGCGCCGGGTCGACGCGCGCCGCTTGCCCGCCTTCGCCCCCTGGCGGGAGCCCGGCCCGGCGCGGCCCTTGGCGCCCTTGCGTGTGCCGGCGTCCCCATTGGAGGCGCGGCGCTTCGGCGTGGGAAGCGGCAGGCAGAAGAACAAGTACATGTCGAGCAGCATGGGGCCTCTTCGCCTTCATCGGGGCGCACGGGAATGTGCGCGGGAGTCCTGAGCAATGACGGTGCCACCCGACGACCGGCCCGCCCTTCACCCGCCTCCAGGACCAGGAGACGAACGCAAGGTGCCACGGTGTGACATGCGCCACCCGTGAAGAAGCATGAAGAAGCCGTGGCGAAAGGCCCTCCGCTCCTCGCATGGGAGGCCGTCGCCAGGAGCGTGCGCACCTTCCCCTGGGGACGCCTCATCCCACATCGTGCGGGTGCCGGGCTTCCGGCGGGGTGCCGGATATCCGGCAGGGGGTGGCGCATGGACCTCCGACATCAGCGGAGGAGCCCCGACTCGGTGGCGGTCCGTGGCATGGGCCTTGCCAACCAGGCAGCCGGTGCCTCGGGGGGAGCCCGCGGCATCGAGGAGAGACTCCATGCGACGAGCCGTCGTCCTTTTCGTGGTGCTGGTGGTGGCGCTCGCCACCCTGCTGGGTGTGCGAATCCTCAAGGAGCGCCGGGCCGCGGAGGGGCCGCCTGGGGGTTCGGGCGTGGTGGAGGGGACGGCCGTGGACATCCGCTCGCGCCTCAATGCCCGGGTGCTGTCGCGGCGGGTGGAGGAAGGCGCGCGCGTCCAGAAGGACGCGGTGCTCGTCACGCTGGATTGCACCGAACCGGAGGCGGGGCTGAGCGAGGCCACGGCGCGGCTGGCGGTGGCCCAGGCCCAGGCGGAGTCGGCCCGGGCGACGGCCACGGCGGCGGGACGCAGCAGCGAGGCAGTGGCGGCGCAGGCCGAGGGCAGCGCCGCGCAGATCGCCTCCCTGGCGGACCAGCACGGCCTGGCGCAGCGACAGGCGGAGCGACTCAAGCAGATGGGCGAGGCCACGACGGAGGCCGCCCTGGACCAGGCGCGCGCGCAGGCGGAGTCCCTGGCGCAGCAGCTGGCGGCGGCGCGCCACGCGGGCACCGCGGCCAGCCGACAGGCCCGCGCCGCCACCGAGCAACAGCAGGCCAGCCTCCAGGCGGCCGAGGCCGCGCTCCGGGCCATCCAGGCGGCCGAGGCCGCCGTCCGCCGCGCCCAGGTCTCCGTGGCGGAGTGCGAGCTTCGCGCCCCCATCACCGGCACCGTGGAGACGCTCGCGCTGGAGGTCGGAGAGCTGGCGCTCCCCGGGGGCGTCGTGGCCCGGCTGGTGGATACGCACGACCCCAAGGCCATCTTCTACCTGCCCAACGCGGAGCTGGCGGCGGCGAAGCCGGGGCAGTCCGCCACGGTGCGCGCGGATGCCTACCCCGACCGCACCTTCCCGGCCCGGGTCGTCACCGTGGCGCGAGAGGCCGCCTTCACGCCTCGCAACGTGCAGACCCGCAGCGACCGGGATCGACTCGTCTACCCCGTGGAGGTCCGCATCGAGGCCCCCGCGGACGTGCTGCTGCCCGGAATGCCCGTGGACATCACCCTGGCTCCCACGAGCGACACGGCGGTGGCGGAGCAGCGCCCGTGAGCACGGGGGACACCGTGGACGTGGCGATGAAGGACGTGCGCCGCGCGTTCGGCTCCACCCAGGCCTTGCGCGGCGTGTCGCTGGCGGTCCACCCCGGCGAGGTCTACGGCCTGGTGGGTCCGGATGGCGCGGGGAAGACGACGAGCATCCGGCTGATGGCGGGGCTGCTCCTCCCGGATTCGGGACAGGTGAGGACGCTGGGGGAGGACCCCTCGGCGCCGCGCTCCCACGTGCGCGAAGCGCTGGGGCTCGTCCCTCAGCGGAACACGCTCTACGGCGACCTGAGCGTCGACGAGAACCTCCACTTCTTCGCGCGCCTCTTCGGGCTGTCGAAGGAGGACTTCGCCCAGCGGCGCGAGCGCCTGCTCGACATCACCCGCCTGGGGCGGTTCACGGGCCGCCGCGCGGACGCGCTGTCGGGAGGCATGTACAAGAAGCTGGCGCTCGCGTGCGCCCTGCTCCACCACCCCCGCGTGCTGCTGCTGGACGAGCCCACCAACGGCGTGGACCCCGTGAGCCGCCGCGAGCTGTGGGAGCTGCTGTATGGCCTGGTGCACGAAGGCATGACGCTCATCGTCTCCACGCCCTACATGGACGAGGCGGCGCGCTGTCACCGCGTGGGGTTGCTCTACGCGGGTGAAATCATCGCCGAGGGAGCGCCCCGGGAGCTGGCGCGCGCGCACGGCGTCGCGGCGTCCAACTTCGAGGCCGTGTTCCTGGCGCTGGTGGAGAAGCGCAATGGGGGGAGGGCCGCATGACGCCGGCCATCGAGGTGCGCCACCTGACCCGCCGCTTCGGGAGCTTCGTCGCGGTGGACGACGTGAGCTTCGACGTGGGCGCGGGGGAGATCTTCGGCTACCTGGGCGCCAACGGCGCGGGCAAGTCGACCACCATCCGGATGTTGTGCGGCCTGCTGACGCCGTCCGGTGGGGACGCGCGCGTCGCGGGCTTCGACGTGGGGCGGGAGCCGGAGCGGGTCAAGGCCGGCATCGGGTACATGTCCCAGAAGTTCTCGCTGTACCTCGACCTGACGGTGCGGGCGAACCTGGAGTTCTTCGCCTCCGCCTATGGCGCCCAGGGCCGGGCGCTGCGCACGCGCATCGAGGAGATGGTGGAGCGGATGGGCCTCGGGGCCGTGGAGGACGCGGTGACGGGCTCGCTCCCCGGCGGCCTCCAGCAGCGCGTGGCGCTCGCGAGCGCCGTGCTGCATCGCCCCCGCATCGTGTTCCTCGACGAACCCACGGCGGGCGTCGACCCCGTCCAGCGGCGCACGTTCTGGGCGCTGATTCGCGACCTCGCCGCGCAGGGCACCACCGTCTTCGTCACCACGCACTACATGGACGAAGCGGAGAACTGTGCCCGCATCGGCATCATGGTGGACGGGAAGCTGGTGGCGCTGGACACGCCGACCGGACTGAAGCGGACCCATGCGCCCGGGCGCGTGCTCGAGGTGCGCGGGCCGGGGCTGTCCACCGCGCTCGATTCGCTGAAGGGCACGCCGGGGGTGCTGGACGTGAGCCGGTTCGGCGCGGGCGCGACCGTGCGGGTGGACCCGGAGCGGATGCCGGCCGAGTCGCTCGCCGCGTGGCTGCGCGCGCGGGGGGTGGAGCCGCTGGAGCTGGAGGAGTCCGCGCCGACGCTGGATGACGTCTTCCTGGCGCTCACCGCCCGGGCCCAGCGAGGAGACGACTGATGGCGACGAACACCCGCCGCACCTCCGCGACGTTCGGGCGCATCCTCGCCATGGCGGGCAAGGAGGTCCTCCACATCCGCCGAGACATCCGCACGCTCTACCTGGCCCTGGCCATGCCCGTGCTGCTGCTGGTGCTGTTCGGCTTCGGCATCAGCTTCGACGTGGACCACGTGGAGCTGGCGGTGGTGGACCAGGACCGGACGGACCTGTCCCGCGAACTGGTCCGGCGCGTCACCGCGTCCGGGGAGTTCGTCACCCTCCAGGACGGCACCTCGCCGGAGGCCGCGCTCCAGCAGTTGCGGCGTGGACGCGCGGCCGGCGTGCTCCTGCTGCCACACGGCTTCGCCAGGGACGCGCAGCGCGGCCAGGCCCAGGTCCAGTTCCTCGTCGATGGCGCCGACGGGAACACCGCCACCCAGGCGCTCGCGAAGGCGCAGGCGCTGGTGGAGATGGCGAGCCGACAGCTGCCGGGCACGGACCTGGCGGCGCGGGCGCCTCCGCTCGAGGTGAGGATCCGGACGTTGTTCAACCCCGCGGCGCGGTCGGCCATGTTCCTGGTGCCGGGGCTGGCCGCGTACCTGCTGGCCATCGTCGCGGTCATCATCACCGCGCTGACGGTGGCGCGCGAATGGGAGCGCGGCTCCATGGAGCAGTTGTTCGCGACGCCGGTGGGGCGCTTCGAAATCGTGGTCGGCAAGCTGCTGCCGTACCTGGGCATCGGCGTGCTCCAGGTGATGCTGGTGCTGACGGTGGGCGCGTGGCTCTTCGACGTGCCGGTCCGGGGAAGCCTCGTGGCGCTGGGGCTGGCCGCCCTGCTCTTCCTGATCGGCATGCTGGGCCAGGGGCTGCTCATCTCGGTGGTGACGCGCAACCAGATGGTGGCGACGCAGGTGGCGACCATCTCCTCGGTGCTGCCGGCGATGCTGCTGTCGGGATTCATCTTCCCCATCGAGAACCTGCCGCCTCCGCTCAAGGTCATCAGCGCGGTGATTCCGGCGCGGTACTTCGTGGCGACCCTGCGCGGGGTCCTCCTGCGCGGCAACGGCCTGGACGTCCTGTGGCCCCAGCTGCTGGCCCTGGCGGCGTTCGCGTTCCTGGTGCTGGCCCTGGCCACGCGGCGATTCCAACGGCGACTGGACTGAGGAAACCATGCATCCGCTCCTGGTGCAGTACCGCGCGGTCGTCGTGAAGGAGGTCCGGCAGACGGTGCGGGACCGACGGCTCATGGCGCTGCTCACCATCGCGCCGCTCATGCAGCTCTTCGTCCTGGGCTTCGCGGTGAACTTCGATGTCCGCCACGTCCCCACCGTGGTCGTCGACCGCGACCGGACGATGGAGAGCCGCGAGTACGCCCGCGAGCAGCTCGCGGGGGACACGCTCGACCTGGAGGCGGAGTTGCCGGACGAGCACGCCGCCGTGGAGGCCCTGGAGGATGGCCAGGCGTCGGTGGCGCTCATCCTCCCCCAGGACTTCCAGAAGGACGTCCTGCGTGGACAGGGGGCCCAGGTCCAGGCGCTGGTGGACGGCTCGGACCCGACGCGCTCCGGCGTGGCCTCCGACGCCGTGGCGCGCTTCGCCGCGTCGCGCGCATCGCGGCTCCTCCAGGCCCAGGCCCGAGCCCGGGGCGCCCCCCTGTCCCAGGCCCCCGTCGAGCTCGTCCCGCGCGTGCTCTTCAACCCGGAGCTGTCCACGGCGGTCTACGTGGTGCCGGGCATCGCCGCGATGCTCCTGCTCATCGTCACCACGGTCATCATGGCCATGGGCCTGTCGCGCGAGCGGGAGACCGGCACGCTCGAGCAGCTCCAGGTGACGCCGCTGCGGCCCGGCATCCTCATGGCGGGCAAGGTGACACCGTTCCTCGTCATCGGGCTCGTGGACGTGGGGCTCGCCCTGAGCGTGGGCGCGTGGGTGTTCGGCGTTCCGCTGCGGGGCAGCCTCGCGCTCGTCGCCGTGGCCACCCTCTTCTACCTGCTGTCCACGCTCGGCGTGGGGCTGCTCATCGCCACGGTGAGCCGGACCCAGCAGCAGGCCTTCGTGGGAGGCTTCCTCTTCGTCCTCCCCGCCGTCCTGCTGTCCGGCGTGATGAGCCCCATCCGGGCCATGCCGGACTGGCTCGCGAGCGTCACCTACGCGAACCCGGTCCGCTACTACGTCGAGGTCCTCCGGGGCTCGCTGCTCAAGGACGCGGGGCTGCCGGACCTGTGGACCCAGCTCGTCATGCTGGCCGTCTTCGGGATGCTGGTGATGACCGTGGCGGCCCGCCGCTTCCACAAGACGTCGGCGTGAGGCGCCGTGCTCATTCCCCCGGCAGCGTCGCGACCACGCCCCGCGCCTCCGGGAGCGACTGCGTCTTCCACCAGAAGGTGGCCGCGTGCTTGTTGCCGCTGTCGTGCCGCTGGGTCCACTTGAAGGAGCCGGTGCAGTCGGGCCCGTCCGTCACGGTCAGCTCGCTGGCGGCGATGGCGTGGTCGTCTCCGTCGAAGAACCCGGGATGCTTGCAGAGGCCCACGACCTGGAGCCCCTCGTCCACCCGCCCCGCGGCGCAGGCGGTCCCCACCGCGTACGTCGGCGTGGACGCGTTGTAGGCGATGGAGGAGGACGTCGTGACACTGCCGCTCGCCGCGACCGCGGGCGCATTCGCGAAGAGCCAGTCCAGGACGCGGTCCCTCGCGGCCGACACCGCCTGGGCATGTCCCGAGGCGCTCGCGCTCGTGATGGTGCCATGGCAGAACGACCCGTACTTGATGCCGTGGGAAGGACGCCACGTCTGCCCCGGAGCAGGCGTCATCGCGGTCCCCACCGCCATCCCGCTGCCCTGGGCATCGAACGGCAAGGAGCCATCGCTGTACCCCGTCCACAGCGAGGGCGAGCAGCTGGCCCACGACGTGAGCATCAGCGCGTGCTTGTTGCGCGCCACCCAGTCCGCCGCGGGGAAGGCGCCGACGTTGCCCGCGTACTCACACCACCCGTTGCCCGGCGCGCACGAGTCCCCATAACCGAGGATGACCTCCCCCTTCTTGCAGGTGGTGACGAAGCTGGCCGCGCCCACGACGTTGTACTTGCTGGTGCCGAGCGAATCGATCATCCCCTGGATGGAGACCACGCCGGCGATGCGCCCCTGGACGCCCCAATCCTGGGAACCCACGCCGCCAGCGCCGACATTGGCGGCGACCTCGAAGGCCGCCCTGGCGCCCGTGCTGTGGCCCACGAGCACGACGTTCGTCCCGCCCGGGAACAGGCGGTCGACCTCCTTCGCCAACCGATAGCGCCATTCGTAGGCCGTGGTGCAGGGCTCTCCCTGCCGCGTCGCCTGACAGCCCGGGTCCCCCGCCTCCCAGTCGTCCATGTTCAGCGGGTTGGGTGAATCCGAGGGTTGGATGCCGGAACCCGGCGCCGTGTAGAGGTTCGTGCGCGCCGTGCGCACCACCACCGTGGTGCCCGGGTGGCTCGCCTCGTATGCCGCGACGCGCGCGGGGAGCGCCGCGGCCACGGCGGCCTCGAGCTCATCGAGCGCGCCTCCAGCCCGCTCGCGCGAGCCCTGGCACCCCTGAACGCCGTGGACGAAGAGGAGGTCCAGCCGCACCGTGCCCACCTGGGCGAGCGGACGGGAGTCGGAACGCCAGGCCTCCGGGGCCGGAGGGGTATCGAGGGGACCACAACCGGACAACAGCCCGACCACGCAGGACAGCATCAACCCGTGACGCGGTGCCATCGTGACAGCTCCATGTGCCGTGAGGGGGACACACAACCTAGTCCAGGTCGGTCCCACCGGGCGAGCGCCCGACCTCCGCGAGCCCGGGTGTCCATCCACGAGGGCCCTCGCTCCCTCCCACTGTGACTGGAAAGCCCGACGGCGCTGCGTTACAGCCCCGCCCAGCATGGGTCAAACCGCAGACGCCGCCCCCGCCTCGCCCTCCGTCTTCCGACACCGAGATTTCCGCCTCTACCAGATCGCCCGTCTGTGCGCGGTGCTGGCCATGCAGATCGAATCGGTGGCCATCGGCTGGCAGGTCTACGAGGTGACGGGGAGCGCGCTCGCGCTCGGCTACACCGGCCTGTCGCAGTTCGTGCCGTTCCTCGCCTTCTGTCTGGTGGGAGGCCAGGTCGCGGACCGGTTCGACCGCCGGAAGATATTGGCCATCTGCCAGGCGGTGATGCTGCTGTGCAGCCTGGCGCTGCTGGCCTTCGCGTGGGGCCACGTGCGCGACGTGCGGTTCGTCTACGGCGTCCTCGTCGTGTTCGGTACCGCGCGAGCGTTCTACGCACCCGCGGGGTCCGCGCTCACTCCGCACCTGGTCCCCAAGGACGAGCTGACGCGCGCGGTCGCGGTGAACTCGACGACGTGGCAGGTGGCCACCATCGCGGGGCCCGCCGTCGGTGGCGTCCTCTACGGGTGGGCCGGCGCCACCGGCGCGTACGTGGGCTCCGCCTCGCTGTGCGCGTTGACGGTGGTGTGGATCCTCTCCCTGAAGGTGCGCACGGGGCGGGCGTCGTCGCAGCCCCTCTCCTTCTCCACGCTCGTCGCGGGGCTGCGCTTCGTGCGCCGCCAGCGGATGCTGCTGGGGAGCATCACCCTGGACCTGTTCGCGGTGCTCCTGGGCGGAGCGGTGGCGCTGCTCCCCATCTACGCGCGGGACGTGCTCCACACCGGCCCCTGGGGCCTGGGGCTCTTGCGGTGCGCTCCGGCCGCGGGCGCCGCCGCGGTGGCCGTCCTCCTCGCCATGCGTCCCATGGGAGGCCGCGCCGGGTGGAAGATGTTCGCGGCG contains:
- a CDS encoding ABC transporter ATP-binding protein, with translation MTPAIEVRHLTRRFGSFVAVDDVSFDVGAGEIFGYLGANGAGKSTTIRMLCGLLTPSGGDARVAGFDVGREPERVKAGIGYMSQKFSLYLDLTVRANLEFFASAYGAQGRALRTRIEEMVERMGLGAVEDAVTGSLPGGLQQRVALASAVLHRPRIVFLDEPTAGVDPVQRRTFWALIRDLAAQGTTVFVTTHYMDEAENCARIGIMVDGKLVALDTPTGLKRTHAPGRVLEVRGPGLSTALDSLKGTPGVLDVSRFGAGATVRVDPERMPAESLAAWLRARGVEPLELEESAPTLDDVFLALTARAQRGDD
- a CDS encoding ABC transporter permease, producing the protein MATNTRRTSATFGRILAMAGKEVLHIRRDIRTLYLALAMPVLLLVLFGFGISFDVDHVELAVVDQDRTDLSRELVRRVTASGEFVTLQDGTSPEAALQQLRRGRAAGVLLLPHGFARDAQRGQAQVQFLVDGADGNTATQALAKAQALVEMASRQLPGTDLAARAPPLEVRIRTLFNPAARSAMFLVPGLAAYLLAIVAVIITALTVAREWERGSMEQLFATPVGRFEIVVGKLLPYLGIGVLQVMLVLTVGAWLFDVPVRGSLVALGLAALLFLIGMLGQGLLISVVTRNQMVATQVATISSVLPAMLLSGFIFPIENLPPPLKVISAVIPARYFVATLRGVLLRGNGLDVLWPQLLALAAFAFLVLALATRRFQRRLD
- a CDS encoding TetR/AcrR family transcriptional regulator produces the protein MRTKPGARPAEDARRQRLLEAATAVFLRYGFRKASMDEVARAADVSRQGLYLHFATKELLFRATLTHVLETSARQAEASLGDDSLPLEARLVGAFDAWVGRFVGTLGADASDLGEAAEGALKDLVPRYEALFLDAVTKSLRAAGLVAAYKPAGLGARQLAETLHATARGLKYASASREAFKEGMEVAARALCMPLGASR
- a CDS encoding MFS transporter, encoding MGQTADAAPASPSVFRHRDFRLYQIARLCAVLAMQIESVAIGWQVYEVTGSALALGYTGLSQFVPFLAFCLVGGQVADRFDRRKILAICQAVMLLCSLALLAFAWGHVRDVRFVYGVLVVFGTARAFYAPAGSALTPHLVPKDELTRAVAVNSTTWQVATIAGPAVGGVLYGWAGATGAYVGSASLCALTVVWILSLKVRTGRASSQPLSFSTLVAGLRFVRRQRMLLGSITLDLFAVLLGGAVALLPIYARDVLHTGPWGLGLLRCAPAAGAAAVAVLLAMRPMGGRAGWKMFAAVAVFGAATCVFGVSRSLPLSLVALAVAGAADMVSVVVRHTLELMSTPDEMRGRVGAVNMMCIGASNELGEFRAGWLAEHVGAVPAVVTGALGTLLVVAIWAWGFPELRDVDRLETAAPTPQPDPASTETTPTQAVG
- a CDS encoding HlyD family secretion protein; its protein translation is MRRAVVLFVVLVVALATLLGVRILKERRAAEGPPGGSGVVEGTAVDIRSRLNARVLSRRVEEGARVQKDAVLVTLDCTEPEAGLSEATARLAVAQAQAESARATATAAGRSSEAVAAQAEGSAAQIASLADQHGLAQRQAERLKQMGEATTEAALDQARAQAESLAQQLAAARHAGTAASRQARAATEQQQASLQAAEAALRAIQAAEAAVRRAQVSVAECELRAPITGTVETLALEVGELALPGGVVARLVDTHDPKAIFYLPNAELAAAKPGQSATVRADAYPDRTFPARVVTVAREAAFTPRNVQTRSDRDRLVYPVEVRIEAPADVLLPGMPVDITLAPTSDTAVAEQRP
- a CDS encoding ABC transporter ATP-binding protein, which codes for MSTGDTVDVAMKDVRRAFGSTQALRGVSLAVHPGEVYGLVGPDGAGKTTSIRLMAGLLLPDSGQVRTLGEDPSAPRSHVREALGLVPQRNTLYGDLSVDENLHFFARLFGLSKEDFAQRRERLLDITRLGRFTGRRADALSGGMYKKLALACALLHHPRVLLLDEPTNGVDPVSRRELWELLYGLVHEGMTLIVSTPYMDEAARCHRVGLLYAGEIIAEGAPRELARAHGVAASNFEAVFLALVEKRNGGRAA
- a CDS encoding ABC transporter permease, whose protein sequence is MHPLLVQYRAVVVKEVRQTVRDRRLMALLTIAPLMQLFVLGFAVNFDVRHVPTVVVDRDRTMESREYAREQLAGDTLDLEAELPDEHAAVEALEDGQASVALILPQDFQKDVLRGQGAQVQALVDGSDPTRSGVASDAVARFAASRASRLLQAQARARGAPLSQAPVELVPRVLFNPELSTAVYVVPGIAAMLLLIVTTVIMAMGLSRERETGTLEQLQVTPLRPGILMAGKVTPFLVIGLVDVGLALSVGAWVFGVPLRGSLALVAVATLFYLLSTLGVGLLIATVSRTQQQAFVGGFLFVLPAVLLSGVMSPIRAMPDWLASVTYANPVRYYVEVLRGSLLKDAGLPDLWTQLVMLAVFGMLVMTVAARRFHKTSA